From one Gossypium hirsutum isolate 1008001.06 chromosome D08, Gossypium_hirsutum_v2.1, whole genome shotgun sequence genomic stretch:
- the LOC107913741 gene encoding uncharacterized protein yields MSEESSKQLKKRGQPNHFPTGNQKTNKRITDQKARLENREIVVKLTEAAPIVKQLLEAFSSINEGNLLQTVTYIRERRFAVLVSSLLSSQTKDHVTHAMFLMGNL; encoded by the exons atgtctgaagaatctTCTAAGCAACTGAAGAAAAGAGGTCAACCAAACCATTTTCCAACCGGCAACCAAAAGACGAACAAGAGAATCACCGATCAAAAAGCTCGACTGGAAAACAGG GAAATTGTAGTGAAACTTACAGAAGCAGCCCCAATTGTTAAGCAGCTCTTGGAAGCCTTTAGCAGCATCAATGAAGGCAACTTGCTGCAGACAGTTACATATATACGG GAAAGAAGATTTGCTGTCTTGGTATCATCACTACTATCTAGCCAAACCAAAGATCATGTTACTCATG CTATGTTTTTGATGGGCAACCTCTAG